In one window of Haemorhous mexicanus isolate bHaeMex1 chromosome 31, bHaeMex1.pri, whole genome shotgun sequence DNA:
- the B4GALT3 gene encoding LOW QUALITY PROTEIN: beta-1,4-galactosyltransferase 3 (The sequence of the model RefSeq protein was modified relative to this genomic sequence to represent the inferred CDS: deleted 1 base in 1 codon) encodes MLRRLLERPCSLALLVGCQFAFVAYFSLGGFRNLTALFGRAAGPAVDYSRTHDVYANLSRVGGGSGTGNDPAATPDPARPLPFCPERSPFLVGPLAVSFSRVPSLEQVRAKNPGVGRGGRYRPPRCQARSRTAVIVPHRHREGHLGHLLYYLHPFLQRQQLHYGIYVVHQAGNCTFNRAKLLNVGVKEALKDEEWDCLFLHDVDLVPENDHNLYTCDPWNPKHASVAMNKFGYSLPYPQYFGGVSALTPDQYMKINGFPNEYWGWGGEDDDIATRVRLAGMKISRPPVSIGHYKMVKHKSDKGNEENPHRFDLLVRTQRTWTQDGMNSLSYALLARELRPLYTNLTADIGCDPRGRPRAPPASPFRQEMLRKPPPRGDLPALSLSPPRGDNDNRGSAAPPRGEGTAAVTARGGGNQSVAPP; translated from the exons ATGCTGCGGCGGCTGCTGGAGCGGCCGTGCTCGCTGGCGCTGCTGGTCGGGTGCCAGTTCGCCTTCGTGGCGTATTTCTCGCTCGGTGGGTTCCGGAACCTCACGGCGCTGTTCGGTCGCGCCGCCGGTCCCGCCGTGGATTATTCCCGGACCCACGACGTGTACGCCAACCTCAGCCGCGTCGGTGGCGGGAGCGGCACCGGGAACGACCCCGCCGCGACGCCGGACCCCGCACGGCCGCTGCCGTTCTGCCCCGAGAGATCGCCGTTCCTCG TGGGCCCCCTGGCCGTGTCGTTCTCCCGGGTGCCGTCGCTGGAGCAGGTCCGGGCCAAGAACCCGGGGGTGGGCCGGGGGGGCCGGTACCGCCCCCCGCGGTGCCAGGCGCGCTCCAGGACCGCCGTCATCGTC CCCCACCGCCACCGCGAGGGCCACCTGGGCCACCTGCTCTACTACCTGCACCCCTTCCTGCAGCGCCAGCAGCTGCACTACGGCATCTACGTGGTGCACCAG gccggGAACTGCACCTTTAACCGGGCCAAGCTGCTGAACGTGGGCGTGAAGGAGGCGCTGAAGGACGAGGAGTGGGACTGCCTGTTCCTGCACGACGTGGACCTGGTCCCCGAGAACGACCACAACCTGTACACCTGCGACCCCTGGAACCCCAAACACGCCTCCGTGGCCATGAACAAGTTCGGCTACAG cctgccgTACCCGCAGTATTTCGGGGGGGTCTCGGCGCTGACCCCCGACCAGTACATGAAGATCAACGGGTTCCCCAACGAGtactggggctgggggggcgaGGACGATGACATCGCCACCAG ggtgcgCCTGGCCGGGATGAAGATCTCCCGCCCGCCCGTCTCCATCGGCCACTACAAAATGGTCAAACACAAGAGCGACAAAGGCAACGAGGAGAACCCGCACAG GTTCGACCTGCTGGTGCGGACGCAGCGCACCTGGACGCAGGACGGGATGAACTCGCTGAGCTACGCGCTGCTGGCGCGGGAGCTGCGGCCGCTCTACACCAACCTGACGGCCGACATCGGCTGCGAcccccgcggccgcccccgcgcccccccggccagccccttccGCCAGGAGATGCTGCGCAAACCCCCCCCCCGCGGCGACCTGCCCGCCTTGTCGCTGTCACCTCCCCGCGGTGACAATGACAACCGCggcagcgcggccccgccccggggAGAGGGGACGGCGGCGGTGACAGCGCGGGGAGGGGGGAACCAGAGTGTGGCACCGCCCTGA
- the NDUFS2 gene encoding NADH dehydrogenase [ubiquinone] iron-sulfur protein 2, mitochondrial — MASHLPTPNKEPLIASALPGRGALRPCAAPRSRWRRSRPHQHGGTLPATQRSVAHAQRAQDDCGGWSARTQHGGAHVACPFPPWRRPRMRIAKGTMAALRALWRLRGPSGLSAAGARLGPAPARSRQWQPDIEWAQQYAGAIMYPSKATEKWVPPPWNDKDPVAHKKVSSLTINFGPQHPAAHGVLRLVLELSGETVKRCDPHVGLLHRGTEKLIEYKTYLQALPYFDRLDYVSMMCNEQAYSLAVEKLLNIQPPPRAQWIRVLFAEITRLLNHIMAVTTHALDIGAMTPFFWMFEEREKMFEFYERVSGARMHAAYVRPGGVHQDLPLGLMDDIYEFVKNFSIRIDEVEEMLTNNRIWKNRTVGIGVITAEEALNYGFSGVMLRGSGIHWDLRKTQPYDVYDQVEFDVPIGSHGDCYDRYLCRVEEMRQSLRIILQCLNKMPPGEIKVDDAKVSPPKRAEMKTSMESLIHHFKLYTEGYQVPPGATYTAIEAPKGEFGVYLVSDGSSRPYRCKIKAPGFAHLAGLDRMSQGHMLADVVAIIGTQDIVFGEVDR; from the exons ATGGCGTCACATCTGCCCACACCCAACAAAGAGCCGCTCATTGCGTCTGCCCTTCCCGGCCGCGGCGCCCTCCGCCCTTGCGCAGCGCCAAGGTCACGATGGAGGCGCAGCCGCCCACACCAACATGGCGGCACGCTGCCCGCCACACAACGGAGCGTTGCGCATGCGCAAAGAGCACAGGATGATTGCGGAGGCTGGTCTGCCCGTACCCAACATGGCGGCGCCCACGTCGCCTGCCCTTTCCCGCCATGGCGCCGCCCGCGCATGCGCATTGCCAAGGGCACGATGGCGGCGCTGCGGGCGCTGTGGCGGCTCCGCGGCCCCTCGGGGCTGAGCGCGGCGGGAGCTCGGctgggcccggccccggcccg GTCCCGCCAGTGGCAGCCCGACATTGAGTGGGCTCAGCAATACGCCGGGGCCATCATGTACCCCAGCAAGGCCACCGAGAAGTGGGTGCCGCCGCCCTGGAACg acaAGGACCCGGTGGCCCACAAGAAGGTTTCCAGCCTGACCATCAACTTCGGGCCGCAGCACCCGGCGGCGCACGGGGTCCTGcggctggtgctggagctgagcgGGGAGACGGTGAAACGCTGCGACCCGCACGTGGGGCTGCTGCACCGCGGCACCGAGAAACTCATCGAGTACAAGACCTACCTGCAG GCCCTGCCCTACTTTGACCGCCTGGACTACGTGTCCATGATGTGCAACGAGCAGGCCTATTCTCTGGCCGTGGAGAAGCTCCTCAACATCCAGCCCCCTCCGCGGGCTCAGTGGATCCGAG TTCTCTTCGCCGAGATCACGCGCCTGCTCAACCACATCATGGCGGTGACCACGCACGCGCTGGACATCGGGGCCATGACGCCGTTCTTCTGGATGTTcgaggagagggagaag atGTTCGAGTTCTACGAGCGCGTGTCGGGGGCGCGGATGCACGCGGCCTACGTGCGGCCCGGGGGGGTGCaccag gacctgcccctGGGGCTCATGGACGACATCTACGAGTTCGTCAAGAACTTTTCCATCCGGATCGACGAGGTGGAGGAG aTGCTGACCAACAACCGCATCTGGAAGAACCGCACCGTGGGCATCGGCGTCATCACGGCCGAGGAGGCGCTCAACTACGGCTTCAG cggGGTGATGCTGCGGGGCTCCGGCATCCACTGGGACCTGCGCAAGACGCAGCCCTACGACGTCTACGACCAGGTGGAGTTCGACGTGCCCATCGGCTCCCACGGCGACTGCTACGACAG GTACCTGTGCCGCGTGGAGGAGATGCGCCAGTCGCTGCGGATCATCCTGCAGTGCCTCAATAAGATGCCACCTGGCGAGATCAAGGTGGACGACGCCAAAGTGTCACCACCCAAACGCGCCGAGATGAAG ACGTCCATGGAGTCCCTGATCCATCACTTCAAGCTCTACACCGAGGGCTACCAGGTGCCACCAGGTGCCACCTACACGGCCATCGAGGCCCCCAAG ggggagtttggggtgtACCTGGTGTCCGATGGCAGCAGCCGTCCCTATCGCTGCAAGATCAAAGCGCCCGGCTTCGCTCACCTG GCCGGGCTGGACAGGATGTCCCAGGGCCACATGCTGGCAGACGTGGTGGCCATCATCG GCACCCAGGACATCGTCTTTGGGGAGGTGGATCGCTGA